In the genome of Equus asinus isolate D_3611 breed Donkey chromosome 9, EquAss-T2T_v2, whole genome shotgun sequence, one region contains:
- the PFN3 gene encoding profilin-3 has protein sequence MGDWKSYISAVLRDQRVDDVAIVGHSDNSCVWASRPGGLLAAISPQEVGVLIGPDRRTFLKAGLNVAGRRCCVIRDHLLAEGDGVLDARTKGLDGRAVCVGHTPRALLVLMGRRGVHGGMLNKMVHGLIRGLRAQGT, from the coding sequence ATGGGCGACTGGAAAAGCTACATAAGTGCGGTGCTGCGGGACCAGCGCGTTGACGACGTGGCCATCGTGGGCCATTCGGACAATAGCTGCGTGTGGGCATCGCGGCCCGGGGGCCTGCTGGCGGCCATCTCCCCGCAGGAGGTGGGTGTGCTGATAGGGCCGGACCGGCGCACCTTCCTGAAGGCCGGCCTGAACGTGGCGGGCCGCCGCTGCTGCGTCATTCGCGATCACCTGCTGGCCGAGGGCGACGGAGTACTGGACGCACGCACCAAGGGCCTAGACGGGCGCGCCGTCTGCGTGGGCCACACTCCGCGCGCGCTCCTCGTGCTCATGGGTCGGCGGGGCGTGCACGGAGGCATGCTCAACAAGATGGTGCACGGGCTGATCCGCGGGCTGCGTGCGCAGGGCACCTAG